Genomic DNA from Parasteatoda tepidariorum isolate YZ-2023 chromosome 3, CAS_Ptep_4.0, whole genome shotgun sequence:
ATTTGAGGCCAAACTTTGAACTTTCTCGGACATAACATGACTTTCTTCCGAGTTTGACCCATAAAACGTTTCTTGCATTGGGGACTCCATAATTATCAATGGTATTTTTTAACAactcataaaaatcattttacacaCAGAAAAGGCATAActctaaaaacaatttgattgtcatttttttttctttttgtttacaaatagcGAATTAAATGTGCTGAAATTATGCTGCagttaatagataaaataaatacagcATTGCATAATCTAAAATCAGgggcaattaaaaatttatatccaactatttggttaaaaaagaaaattgaattttttcattaaaatatatacgtATTTCCCTTCACAATACTGTTTTGTTACGCTTTCTCacctatcaaaaattaaaaacatcaaacatcactaaaaatacaaaagattaTGATACTAAAACGATTAAAGTGTAATTGATTTTAGattcacaaaaattaattgaaattaatttatttatgaagagAAATTTCCTtctaatgctttaaaatattatttttagcataagagttgcttaaaacatatttttttttgtgtttcattgaaaataatagtagctaaaaatattttttcaatgttttggcaacaatgataataaatttgactttttattatttgtaccTGATTTGTTTGCCTTCTTGTTCCCATGTTCCATTTCTAAATAGTTCAATATTCTCCAAGGAAGAtgtctatatttaattaattttaggtcTTAATAACAATCTTTAAAGCTAATGTAtagatttagttattttgtttagtttatggCGGCTCTGAAATCATGGCAAATATAGCAGTTCAACGTATCAAGCgagaatttaaagaagttgtGAAAAGTGAAGAGGTATATTATGCAATATCTTtgatatcaattaaattaattacatagtTATTAGTATACGATACAATTATTTGTATCTTCCctttttataatagtaataattggtttgatttttttttttaaccttatttcCTTGATACTCTTTTGATAATCGATTTAGGTATTTGAACTTGTCTATGTAcaagtttaattatatattttattttaggctgCAAAATGTGCAATAAGTGTTGAAATAGTAAATGATACCTACACTGAATTGAGAGGAGAAATTGCAGGTCCTCCTGATACTCCATATGAAGGTGGCACTTATGTGTTAGAAATAAAAGTGCCAGAAACTTATCCTTTCAATCCACCTAAGGTATtctgtgtttttaaatatgctgatttttttattgaatgtacttgcttatattacaataatacaATGTTTGAAGACATTGAGTTTCcaataaaaatggttaaagTGTAGAATATGATGTTTCTTTGAATTGGGCACTATAGCTTGAAGCTTTTGCTGTATATGAAGTCTagcatttttctattaatgtttataattagaaaattttattttaagtcatttttttctattttctacaaaaacataaattgccAAAATAAGATACCCtcctgtaaatatttaaatacaaatttagattttcaataCAGTATACatgcaaaaatttcattaatttttttttcttttctgctatataattttgttattgtgacccgttaaaattaccatattttagcaacaaatattaataacttcttatgaaatttatttaataactcttaactttcaaaataaatttcatttcccaGCTAGATCAAGCTCAGTAAAAAGAGCAGATAAGAAACAGGTCTAAGGGGATACGGCGAGAACCGAAAGGTGCAACAGATtagattaaattagatttccaaATGGTGGGGATACTAAAAAGatcaacaattaaattattaggattgttaaaaatatagaatggcTCCCAAAAATCAAGTTTGGTAGGTGTAGAGTAGGGTTGAATGATTATAGGAAAAGTAAACTCTAACCTGTGATTTGAATTCAAACTATATTGAGTAATAGAAGATCGATTAATGTCCCGATTTCTTACATatcttttgtgtttttttaatttggagtCTTAGGGGTGCGTTTAGATTTGACAAATTTATTGAGacctatttcataaatttatcataGTTGCACAACCATGAACAGATTTTTcaagatttcataaaaattagttcatgtttatatgaaaaaatataaaaaccatcTGTCCCAATGAAGATGTTCTTTTAAAGCAATGAATTAATGTTACTTTTCAAAGGAAGAATTTTGTGAAAGAGAGCCATTATTATATTGTGATGGGTCTAAAATTATCTGTAAAAGGTCcatatatacaacaaaataatttgtgaaggatttttaaacaaaccaaAATTTCTACTAAATAACTCACCCTTGAgtaaagttatcaaaaataaaacaacagtaccaatataaaaaaaactgtatatatGAGTAAATAGACACTTTTGGGTAAAtcactatatttttcattgattctGACCTTGAAGGAGCCAGGCAgaccattatatttttatcatttctaaatcataaaaaaatgtaagcaacTTTAGTTATGTgtttatctacatattttttattcatgtgcTATAAttttgattggaaaatttggttttattttatttggtaattttttccctttatatttattcatatttcgtTTTGCAGGTTCGATTTGTCACCAAAATATGGCACCCAAATATTAGCTCAGTAACTGGTGCAATTTGTTTAGATATATTAAAAGATCAATGGTAACTATTTTCCTTCCCTCTAATTTtagtagtaaataaataaaaagcactattaaatatttaaagtgtcCATTTAGAGAAATGCAAGAGAAAGTTTCTTGCATTTGTTCAGTAAAATCatcagtttaaaattcttttatggtaagtataagatttaaaataacttcatatttttttatttatttattattcttttaaaattatctaatagtattagaattatattttttgtttattctaagTATATACTTTtgattagcaaatattttaatgtgctTAAGCATTTAATGCTCGCATATGTAcctacactttttaaaaaattaaaaattacttcttaaatttaaattcttcattataaatgcagaattttatctgtttatTAATTGCAAACACTTGTAAGtcaagtttaatttatatttcatgtattttgcTTGTGTCTGATTTTTCTCTACTACAAATACAGTCAAACTTGCTCACATAATCAGCAAAAATATAGCCTCCAATGTTAGCTTGTTGTAACTGGATGCTCGTGAAAAAGTCGTATAAGTTTATGCATAGTAAATAGTAActtaattctttactttttaattatgtacagtacaaaagaatttaatttgctttgaaCTGTCTTATTGTTTCTTTGCTGTGTTCAGGTGTGATAGTGAACCAAACttaaaaatcctgaaattttcttgagtaaaatcattaatgacgcatttccaaaaataaatgtctttagaaatttaaattattgatattttcaaaacatggaattttaagtaaattataagcagaataatttaaatgaataattatttataacttaatttttatctctaatcacatttattattctaccagaaaaaaataattatagatgaAAGATACCAAGCATAAATTCTagttcgaatatttttaaataaaatatacaagaatttctATACATCAATGTGATCGATGAGTTCTTGAAACTTCTGAACATTGGATTTCCGGATCGCAGTTAGTGAAAATTCAGGAGCATAATCATTTCTGTATGTTGCTACTCTTTTGATCAAATTTGTGGCCAAAAAACATTGTTAACCcaaaatacatcaaaaaataatttttacaggaCCCAAAAATCCGAGATCAAGAGATGAAACTAAGTGGAAATTTTatgaactgtaaaaatattgctCAATAAAAACCAGGACTTGCTCGTTAATAGATTTCGTATATTTCATAAGCATATTAGTGTTTTTTGCATCTGTTTTTGTTGAATGTCAATACTTATAagtcattttttcttattttctataaaaacataaattgtcaaaataacaGACACCCTACTGTAAACATTTACTAtaagaatttagatttttagaaCAGTATacgtgtattttttaaattatttttttatgtataattttgttattgtgaCTAGTTCAAATTGCCATAATTTGGcaacaaatatcaaataatttcaataattgttaaagtaaataagttattatgatttttatgaaatttgtttaataataactcttgaaagatttttcatttgccAGCTATATCTAtgactattttatatttattaatatgtttatagGGCTGCAGCCATGACTCTCCGTACTGTTTTATTGTCTCTACAAGCTTTGTTAGCTGCAGCTGAACCTGATGATCCACAAGATGCTGTAGTTGCAAAACAGTATAAAGAAAATCCTGACTTATTTAAACTAACTGCTAGGCACTGGGCTCAAGCATATGCTGGAggttaataagtaatatttcaattatcaaaAGGGTGTTTACTGCATCCtccttttaatctaataattggATGTTCATAagggtgcagttttaataatttaagaaatggacCATAAGAATGCTAATGAATGTATGATTTAAATTGCACTCAAAttcctaatgttaattttattttctgtgtgtTATGCCACATATGTGAGATAatttatgcaacaaaaaaaatttttgactgtttaaaaaattttgtgcaaataaattaatgataactGAAAAATCTTGACTTGAATTGAAAATAGGCacatttttacaacttttaaatgGTTAAATCTACGAATGTAACAAAAGATCCTTAATACAATTGTTGTAGTTTAATCtctaaagacattttatttcatggTATTTTCgattagacaatattttaattctgtacctttaactgcttatttttaagaatcttgttcaaattttttttagatttagttaaaaaatcgtATCTCGTTATTTCTATATTAGTATGAAAGTAGGTGATTTTGTATTGAAAAGTGTTAGTTATACATAGAAATAGCTTACAAAATTCCTTTTATGTTTTGTTACTAGCTCCAAAATCCCCGTCGgactttgatgataaaataaaaagacttcAAGATATGGGAGTTgaagaagtaagttttttctGTCTTCTGATTTGTTAATCTTATTTGTAACTGAATTATTTAcagacaaaattataataaatttgtctttttcctcttaatttaaatgcaattgtaTCATATTATTTGACTTTTTGCAGTTTGTCACTTTCTCTCTCACTCCTTGATTTTCTAacgttttagaaatattttaagatttaggGTAATTCCATTGTTATGAAAGATACATTCAGAGactttatatacatattatctaatttatcctttaaaaatctatatttttgtcacaataatttttggtaacataattttcataaataaaaaaaaaactaattagaaaTCCGAGcaggttaattattttaaaacaacagaattcttttgtatttaaatcattctatCTTCCCAGCTTCTTTACACTATGCActtatacattaacaaaaaaatattttcttttttagatagttatatgtataaattttacttttaattaaattgtaattttaacattttagtaaaattaatatgagtaacactgtttaaaaaaattatttgaaagctactttaaagcaaattttactgATTTCTCTAATGATTTTTGCACGTAACATGTTTAGTGTGTATAGAAAAGAATGCagttataaacttaataatgtgcaacaaatttaaatacttctatATATGTTTTCCATAAAGTATggttcacaaaataaaaaaaatcttattcgcTTTTACGGATTGATCTCCTTATGGTAATTTGTACAgatattttagtttatgaatctgtaacaaatatatattttctcggACTTGACATACCTATTTCCAAGGGATATAggtatttttacgttttttaatatttctaatgattaaaattattttaagaagataAATAAGTAGGAATTCTTTATACATTTACTGtgtatataatagaaaaaattagttttttcctaatttatgaaaaatttaaaatgctttttaaactccaattctcaaaaacattttttcagtaattttatgaaacatttcttgaagctgtaattgaaaataattttcttgaatcaTCTAGTATGCATGTAAGATATGTGTCCATAGATAATAACTGAGCAATGTCTACTGGAGTAGAAAGACTATAAATACGTACATTagtttaatgaattcaaaagaAACTCATGTTTACAAGGAAGagagttattattaaaaataatgttgtagTTTGTAGTGATtggaaagaatcaaaaatattaagaaatgttaCAGCATTGAAAGATATATTAGAAATtggacaaagaaaaaaagaaagttttggaTTATGCATGAATACAACTTTTTAAGTGTCATTACAGTTAtaaatgcaactttttaaatgtcattacaatttagttaaattacaaCTGTATGTCATTacaatacaattattatttaactaaattgtttCTTAACTAACTTGTTTCTATATATCACGAAATTTTTAGTGTCTCTCTTCAGGTTCGTGATATTGATTTTGACTTTATGTATAAAATGTCAgtacagaaattaaaaacaataattttttcagagacTTCTTTATATAGTATTTCatgtattaaatatgaatttatttctatatttcacCAAATGGGGCTTTCGGAGCACAAATAACACCTTTTGTTTGTGAGACAGCTTGTTATTCACAAAAAAGCTTGAAGATGTCccctaaaaaagttttttgtggtattcgtgtttattttgttctgtTTCATTTTACCTTTCTATTTCAACTTAAGtatgattttctaaattttttttatatacaaatgtaaatttttgttgcaGCATAATGCACGTGTGGCCTTATCTTCTTGTTCCTGGAACCTGGAGAAGGCAACAGAAACACTTTTCAGCTAGGGATGCTGACCCCCCACTCAACTCATTGactatacattatatatatatatgctcttTTAAGCACTACTTCAACAAAAtcccatttcttttttttaattttacgttttgtgGGGAGATCTATCAATAGAATTGTTGTAcagtttgttttgctttttaccATGTATTTATACCTAGACTTATGATTTTTGCTGTGCATGGACACTCTAATGAGACTGCCTGTTGCATCACAAATCAGTttgattgttaatatttatttctgaataaatttgtcatttcctttttgtaaaattcaaaatgaaatgacttgattatattgttattgtacaaatgcaaatatcttcattcataaattaaaaataaagtaaaaatttcgtatgtctgtgtgtatttatttaatttttctagaaaaaaaatccaatatagtATTGGAGGTTTCATCTCAAGGATTACTTTGTGCTTAAGTAAAAATGTACCAAAAGCATTGCATGTAGTGAAATAGATGTCCTGAAGGAAAAATAGCTCAAAACTGGTGTATGTTATAATACATCAGGCAAGGCCGTAGCCAGGATTTTtcttcgggggggggggggatatggtAAGAAGCAAGGACGGTTTCAGACATGCAAAGTAGGGGGAaaacattgtaacaaatattgtttattctgttGTTTGCATAAGTTAAACtagtaattgaaaaatattacataataattatttttcaattaatattacataataattataatcaatttgtaaacaaagtttacagAGACATGCGACGaggatttgaagaaaatttttcgattacttttttaggacaaaccgaaatatgcttaataaagttagttaataaaaggttgatttgacagtttttgttttgttttttactgaGAGACTCAAAGAAagactaaaaagtttgaatcccagaatTTCGGGGGGGGGGTTGTCCCTGACGGTGCCCCCCCCCTGGCTACGGGCCTGACATCAGGCGTACCACTGTTCAACGTATCTGAAaatctgttgttttttttttttttttacctgatttCTATCAGGGACTTGACAGTTATAAATTGCAAAAGTTTTTGTTGAACTGATTAATTTGTCAATGGTAATCTACAAATTGTGCTAAACTGAATAGAGTATCTCATGTACCAAAtatattgtttcttaatttattgtattcttgaataatattttttttttataattttctatcataaaatttaagggTGAATTATtggtcaaaaaacttttttactgcttttagaagatgaaattaaatattgagagaaagagattagtttcaaaaattttaattaatctcttTATACAGTATATGTATGAGGGTCATTCAAATGAAACCTAATCAGTGTGTCTAACTTTAAATTAGACGTAATGGGGCACTGCGTGTATGGCAACACCATCTATTGGTAGAGAGACTGGCGTGTGTGCAATGTTTGATGTTGCATAGCGACAGTTACGTTGCACGCCAAAAAGAAGGTGGTCACACACATTATCTTCCACTACGGAACATGCAGGCGAGTAAGCAGGAACATCCACCGTACAGTCCAGACCTTTCACTGTGTGACTCTCGTGTTTTTAGACCTCTGAAACAAGCTATTCGTGGACATCGTTTCACAAAGGGAAACGATGTGTGTGACTGGGTCCAGGCCGGGATGCAGCAGCCTACTAGCTTTTTCGAAGATGGAATCAACCAGCTAGAGTCGCAAATGGGATAAATGTGCCAACAGTTTTGGTGACTATTTTTGAGTATGTGTACTGTGTACATTTATGAGTTATCAAAATCATAACAAAACTGGCTTGTTGAATTCATGTTTGAAGTCATCTTTCTTCTCAACACTGTGCTTCACTATTTAAGAATCATCAAGTTTAGTAACTAATGATAAATGTACATATTtacttacttaaattaaaaacagtattttattttcaaaccaaaattttgttttaaaattatagcaattaTTAAGATAATACTGAGGCGATATAATCACAGGTTCAGCCATACTGCAAATGATACCTCcatatattgtaattattgaaaaatctatttataaaaagtaatgtttttttattcttataattttcaacttttttagaaaatggaattattcatcttataaaaatttttagtaatttatcttgcataagttattttaattattattttcttagttttttctaTGTTCTGCTAATCCAATTTGGAGAATTTATTCATACTATTACCATTGCTGCTATAAATTACAGAGTAAATTGAGTAGCAATAAAAATTGACCTAGTGGGGTGGgacaaaacagtttaaaaataaggttgaggggtaaacaaataaaataaaaagttgtttttttaaatgcattctatacatttagaaaaaaagaacactatATTTAATGAGTAATTATTTCTAGAAATTCCTTCAGGTGCAGAACAGTGTTGAAATGgttacagggttgccactctacatggagaacagggaaaacctggaaaatacagggaatttaaaaatcacctaaaataacagggaaaatgcagggaattttgatttttttcttgctaacagggaaaatacagggaattttgtttcttatttttgtcttttaaaaaatggtgcccactcaaagcgtaatctatgAGATATTTAgccatgatatttcagctatactaaactttCACTtactataacattatttaaatatgttcagcTGTTCTCCCgccaattaaaactaataaatatagttagccctATATAGCTCATAAAAGGGCACAGTAATTATTGCttccttttaatatattgtgtataatagtacagggaatttttttccagatttgagtggcaaccctgggTTAGTTATGTTAGGTGATAGAAGAGTTTAGTAATGGGGTGCAAAACCTGTGGCTCATGGAAGCttctgaacatatttttttttttttttctttttttgaaaactgaacTAGAAAAGTTTGAATTGCACATTTGAGTTATAACTTTTTGATGCGATCAATTTGCACAGATTCTATTATAAATCTATATTGTTTCTCTATAGTTTTGAACGATTATTGCTATGAAATTctgcatgtttaaaaaaatttgaaaaaaacgatattttatataTGATATTACGATGCGTGAATTTCGAATTCGAGCAATCACTTTTcgacttgaattatttttgccgATTTCATCTCTAAtcaattcgataaattttttttttttgctatttataacTACCAACTTCcatgtggtttttaaaattccgataCATTAGTTATAGTATTACGTCTCTTGAGTTATTAATCGTGCATTTAATTGATCATTTTTTGACGTTGCTATATTTATGGCGATTTCATCGTAaatctaaatgattttttttttttaaaggcagaTATTTCTACgcttttccatttaattttgaaaagcctGTATTTTAGCTACAATACTATCACGACACGCAAGTTTCAAATCCCACACTTAAATAACTACCAACGCGTTTTGTTTTCGCCGATTTCATCGTAAATCCAAGTTATTATGCaatcattttttcaacaatttttgcTATGCGTTCCCaagtggttttaaaatttacgatttttattACGACATGcgaattttaaatcaaagatttaaataataacttattgaTGCACTCTATTTATACTGATTTCCTCGTaaatgtaagcattttttttttcatttattgcatTGCTTTCCCATGTGATTTTGAcgattctaataatttaactaGGATGTTATTACGACACGCGTGTTTCTAAAGGGCATTTAAATAATCGCTTTttgatactatttatttttccgtaattttttcagcatttagcGTCATGCATTTTTAAGTGGCTTTTAGAATGCCGagttataataaattgcaaCCTGAAAAATTCAACAAAGTGGGGTGGGGGGacgtgaattttttaaactgctctctatttgtaatttattttgttataaatttgtcGTAACTTAGGTGATGtttttagaaagagaaaaaaaatgacgtttcgtatttaaatttcataaaacctcttttgttttaatttttgttccaaaCCCTAAGTGGTgcatctaccactacaaaaatataattccaattcactagtatataagacatgttaacttgattctatggtggggtaccttttcatagatgaaggttgacattgtcgatatctaCTCTCCCCTCATTGGTGACTTTCGAacgtgatgtgaacatgcctacCTTGACAGGAACCCCCCCCCCTTCGATGGATGGTCTATACTAAACAGTTAACTTACTACTTGTGACAGCAACATTATCCACCTCGCGCCGTTgttactcagtctcgatcacgcACAACATATGCAATAGACTGCTAAAGGTAGCAACACACAagcgaccacgaccgtgaacttaatgcAGCTCTCAtaatcagcactcaaaaagacggtgatcttaatacaacTCTCCTGGCttttcacaaaacagcaatgaatcaactagtggtatccattcatcgaattctatcacagatataaatctgatgggggagtactgtagtgtatctacctctacaaaaatataattcaaattcactaatatataagacatgttaacttaaTTCTATAGTGGGGtatcttttcatagatgaaggttgaagTTGTCGATAACACTCTCCCCACaccctataaatttttttccattaaaatatttatgtatttttttacacttttattgtgattataataattttttttgttagaatttataatttctctCCCCCTCCCCTGATatttacgtatatatatatatatatatttaataaatcaatttttgataaaaagggaaaaacttACAAGagtatcagtttttttatttttgaatgaattctaataattaaaggtatttaattttcaacaaatatactattcatctttttaatataaaatttaatgcttagaACACTGATGTTTAGATAAAAAgtatcatatttgccaccaatATGACTAAATATGTGTGTGGCCATTCACTTAAAAAGGTTATGCACCCCTAGATTAGTATTTTGATTTTACGCATACCTTTCATGTTCCTGAAGTTTAAGAGTGTTTGGTTTACTCTCTACCTTTTATAAGCATTGAAATCTTTA
This window encodes:
- the LOC107451487 gene encoding ubiquitin-conjugating enzyme E2-22 kDa; this encodes MANIAVQRIKREFKEVVKSEEAAKCAISVEIVNDTYTELRGEIAGPPDTPYEGGTYVLEIKVPETYPFNPPKVRFVTKIWHPNISSVTGAICLDILKDQWAAAMTLRTVLLSLQALLAAAEPDDPQDAVVAKQYKENPDLFKLTARHWAQAYAGAPKSPSDFDDKIKRLQDMGVEEHNARVALSSCSWNLEKATETLFS